Proteins co-encoded in one Aspergillus flavus chromosome 2, complete sequence genomic window:
- a CDS encoding putative GINS complex subunit Psf3 — MSYYDIDSILTDAQKLPCTFELEVPGLGILEGNPGDNIKAGTRIDLPLWLGEMLSIGARLGTSRLVTLDIPSALSERVMNALKADPRTVDLRALAPHFYSLSERVLELFEEEEMVDVLINTFKKRASEIADHAHNPKGALGDGVEFLRGLDETERQLFRVAHDSAKETRIWAGEAKKR, encoded by the exons ATGTCATACTATGATATTGACTCAATCTTAACAGATGCCCAG AAATTGCCTTGCACATTTGAGCTCGAGGTGCCAGGGCTTGGCATTTTAGAGGGCAATCCGGGCGACAAT ATCAAAGCTGGTACTCGCATCGACCTACCACTATGGCTAGGTGAAATGCTCTCTATCGG AGCTCGGTTGGGCACTTCTCGTTTAGTCACACTAGATATCCCCTCAGCATTATCAGAACGGGTTATGAATGCCTTAAAAGCAGACCCTCGGACCGTCGATCTGCGGGCATTAGCGCCGCATTTCTATAGTCTGAGCGAGCGAGTTTTGGAACTtttcgaggaagaggagatggTTGATGTTCTTATTAAT ACATTTAAGAAGCGCGCTTCAGAAATTGCTGACCATGCCCACAACCCAAAAGGTGCTCTTGGCGACGGCGTTGAGTTTCTGAGAGGGTTAGATGAAACGGAAAGGCAGT TGTTCCGCGTGGCCCATGATAGTGCCAAGGAGACACGGATATGGGCTGGCGAGGCTAAGAAGAGGTAA
- a CDS encoding O-methyltransferase, with protein sequence MSPDVISTLDAIQPSQFTAPADRFAAKEAARWAITFEGPGLVAGRQPLQDLGIWTKWTEADRQNPGAARTLDELLSWAHTTCEPNLLRRFLRHIAALYVIQEMGVDTWQSTPTSLALGAQETHAGEVIKAGLDHSIPCGRNLARVLAKNGYKEPLGISSFDNYRDVFGRDFFNYVQDHPEAGGSFQGVMTSLTQYKMIWTDVYDTQHLVAGADLTKPLFVDVGGAQGFDAQRLLDRHPDLPVGVLIVQDLPEVVTTHGKEKLDSRIRKMAHDFFQPQPITGARAYFFHAVPHDWPNADVARMFAEVKKVMTPGYSKLLIYEVVLPAQGATHLMTTLDLALMSCTSGLERTEEAWRALKEGGFKVTSISRHPMAVEGVIEAEIE encoded by the exons ATGTCGCCGGATGTTATTTCCACCCTCGACGCAATTCAGCCGAGCCAATTTACAGCGCCAGCTGACCGCTTTGCTGCCAAAGAAGCAGCTC GCTGGGCCATCACCTTCGAGGGCCCCGGCCTTGTTGCCGGCCGTCAGCCGCTTCAAGACCTTGGCATCTGGACGAAATGGACAGAGGCCGATAGACAAAATCCAGGCGCAGCAAGGACGCTTGACGAGCTTCTAAGCTGGGCTCATACAACCTGCGAGCCGAATCTGTTGCGTCGCTTTCTCAGGCACATCGCTGCCCTTTACGTGATCCAGGAGATGGGCGTTGATACATGGCAGTCCACGCCCACCTCCTTGGCCCTGGGGGCCCAAGAGACGCATGCTGGCGAAGTAATCAAGGCTGG CTTGGATCATTCCATTCCCTGCGGTCGTAACCTCGCGCGCGTTCTGGCCAAGAATGGCTACAAAGAGCCACTTGGCATCTCTTCCTTTGACAACTACCGTGATGTCTTCGGGCGGGACTTCTTTAACTACGTTCAAGATCACCCCGAGGCGGGCGGCTCGTTCCAGGGCGTCATGACATCGTTGACTCAATACAAGATGATCTGGACGGACGTCTATGATACCCAGCACCTCGTGGCAGGCGCCGACCTGACCAAGCCCCTTTTTGTCGATGTTGGTGGCGCTCAAGGCTTCGACGCTCAACGCTTGCTGGACCGCCACCCCGACCTCCCTGTCGGCGTCCTCATCGTTCAAGACCTGCCTGAAGTGGTCACCACTCAtggcaaggagaagctggacAGCCGAATCCGCAAGATGGCCCACGACTTCTTCCAGCCCCAGCCCATCACCGGCGCGCGCGCCTACTTCTTCCACGCCGTGCCACATGACTGGCCCAATGCCGACGTGGCGCGCATGTTTGccgaggtgaagaaggtcaTGACGCCAGGGTACTCCAAGCTGCTGATCTATGAAGTTGTGCTGCCTGCGCAAGGCGCTACGCACTTGATGACAACGCTAGACCTAGCCTTGATGAGCTGTACCAGCGGGCTGGAAAGGACGGAGGAGGCATGGAGGGCGTTGAAGGAAGGCGGATTCAAGGTCACGAGCATCTCTAGGCATCCCATGGCTGTGGAGGGTGTCATCGAGGCTGAGATTGAATAG
- a CDS encoding putative G-patch domain protein (G-patch domain protein) → MDSDSPPASPSAGQKRKIADMSSDEEDFRPTMGFRGFARASSRSESPPSHGGLGSARRNPWSNNTQSANPRGGASNAGKGMKGGNSFAARMMAKMGYVEGQGLGSTGQGIVNPIEAQARPQGAGLGAVREKTKQAREEEKRAAALRGEVVEDSSDEERKRRQKKKEARKQGSRSGTGTPVPRAKPQFRTAREMEEDMAGLEVPNVLKSLVDATGKEQRVLTSTAGLMTPSEFVKPGEGEALKIAQRARHDLEAFADEWKGLAERKKFIDLEEAQLVGQMDTQQLRMDQLTELVAAIGGLEIFQEDSTRGRFDEVTEKLESLEIKYRNEIDEYRLPETAVAAIHPLFRQAMEEWEPLQDPTYLVPNLRRLQPLLSRKKDDQNAQRQSTSPYESMIYTLWLPRVRSALLNDWDVYDPRPATSLVVAWKEIIPHFVLANVLDQLVVPKLTSALKEWKPRSSSRRHTSSKHSSRFPWWLFTWLQYLDERHTNPRQPTGLLSDAKRKFRVVLDSWDLRKGLVDGIELWRDALGSEFDVCLRNHLLPRFGRHLREDFEVNPQDQDVSALENIFKWKDFFKPNVFGLLLVAEFFPKWHNILYIWLTNDPNYEEVGEWFSWWRTQIPEDVNELTIVDDEWKKGLQTMDLASRLGDRAAAELPPPSSTTAEQIHQEKPHVPAEAPSTKARKPKVVEEVAFKDILETWCTEQGLIMLPLREAHPQNGQPLFRITASATGKGGVVAFVQGDVVWVQNKKAKDVWEPMGLEDQLVERAESR, encoded by the coding sequence ATGGATTCGGATTCTCCCCCGGCCTCACCATCCGCCGGCCAAAAACGTAAAATCGCCGACATGAgctccgacgaagaagatttTCGCCCCACGATGGGCTTCCGCGGGTTCGCTAGGGCATCGTCACGCTCAGAGTCGCCTCCGTCGCACGGTGGCTTAGGAAGTGCTCGTCGCAATCCCTGGAGTAACAACACGCAGTCAGCCAATCCCAGAGGCGGCGCCAGCAATGCCGGCAAAGGGATGAAGGGAGGAAACTCCTTCGCCGCACGCATGATGGCCAAGATGGGTTATGTTGAAGGTCAGGGTCTCGGCTCGACTGGTCAAGGTATCGTCAACCCAATTGAAGCCCAGGCCCGGCCACAGGGTGCTGGGTTGGGCGCTGTTCGAGAAAAGACGAAGCAAGCACGGGAGGAGGAAAAACGAGCGGCAGCCTTACGAGGTGAAGTGGTAGAGGATAGCTCAGATGAAGAACGAAAGAggaggcagaaaaagaaggaggcGCGCAAACAGGGTAGTCGAAGCGGTACTGGTACGCCAGTACCACGCGCGAAGCCTCAATTCCGCACAGCTCGAGAGATGGAGGAAGATATGGCTGGTCTCGAAGTACCAAATGTCTTGAAGTCGTTGGTCGATGCCACAGGAAAGGAACAGCGAGTGTTAACCTCTACTGCCGGCTTGATGACCCCGTCCGAATTCGTCAAACCCGGTGAAGGGGAAGCTCTCAAGATTGCACAACGGGCGCGCCATGACCTAGAAGCCTTTGCAGATGAATGGAAAGGATTGGCTGAAAGGAAGAAGTTTATCGATCTAGAGGAGGCGCAGCTTGTGGGGCAAATGGATACACAACAACTCCGAATGGACCAGCTGACAGAGTTGGTCGCTGCCATCGGGGGCTTGGAAATCTTCCAAGAGGACAGTACGCGGGGACGCTTCGACGAAGTCACAGAGAAGCTGGAATCCTTGGAAATCAAGTATAGAAATGAAATCGATGAATACCGTCTCCCTGAGACAGCTGTCGCGGCCATTCATCCTCTGTTCCGCCAAGCAATGGAGGAATGGGAGCCTCTTCAAGATCCGACATACCTGGTACCAAATCTTCGTCGCCTGCAGCCCCTTCTATCCCGGAAGAAAGACGATCAAAATGCACAACGGCAATCCACTTCACCTTACGAAAGTATGATATACACGTTGTGGCTACCTCGTGTGCGCTCAGCACTCCTCAACGACTGGGACGTTTATGACCCGAGGCCGGCCACCTCTCTCGTTGTTGCGTGGAAAGAGATTATACCACACTTTGTTTTGGCGAACGTTCTTGATCAACTCGTGGTTCCGAAGCTCACTAGTGCTTTGAAAGAATGGAAACCTAGAAGCAGCAGTAGACGCCATACTTCCTCAAAGCATAGTTCTCGCTTCCCATGGTGGCTATTCACATGGCTACAGTATCTTGATGAACGACACACAAACCCGAGACAGCCTACAGGTCTGCTTTCAGATGCGAAGAGAAAATTCCGCGTTGTCTTGGATTCCTGGGACCTTAGAAAAGGCTTGGTTGATGGCATTGAGTTGTGGCGCGATGCCCTGGGCTCAGAGTTTGACGTCTGTCTACGAAACCACCTCTTACCACGATTCGGTCGTCATCTTCGTGAAGATTTCGAAGTGAACCCACAAGACCAAGATGTCTCAGCACTGGAAAACATCTTCAAATGGAAAGATTTCTTCAAGCCTAACGTCTTCGGGCTATTACTGGTTGCCGAATTTTTCCCTAAGTGGCACAATATTTTGTATATTTGGCTCACCAATGACCCGAACTACGAGGAGGTTGGCGAGTGGTTCTCCTGGTGGCGAACCCAGATTCCTGAAGATGTCAACGAGCTGACGATCGTCGATGACGAGTGGAAGAAAGGTTTGCAGACCATGGACCTTGCATCTCGCCTGGGCGATCGTGCTGCTGCAGAGCTCCCACCCCCATCATCCACCACTGCAGAGCAGATTCACCAGGAAAAACCCCATGTGCCAGCGGAAGCACCATCCACGAAAGCTCGCAAGCCCAAGGTCGTGGAAGAGGTCGCCTTCAAAGACATCCTCGAAACCTGGTGCACAGAACAGGGGCTCATCATGCTCCCGTTGCGAGAAGCCCATCCGCAGAACGGCCAACCTCTCTTCAGGATCACAGCAAGTGCTACCGGAAAGGGTGGTGTGGTGGCCTTTGTCCAGGGAGATGTTGTCTGGGTGCAGaacaagaaagcaaaggatgTTTGGGAGCCGATGGGGCTGGAAGATCAGCTTGTGGAGCGTGCAGAGAGCAGATGA